CAAGGTGATTGAGGGAACGCCTAGGGTTCAAACCTACGAGGTTTCCAACTCGACGTTCCACAAGATCGCTGCTCACGTCTAAAGGCGATCGGGCGTTTCGTTCGGTGGGGGGGGCGGCAGTCCGCCCCGCTTCACTGGTCTCTTGACCTGAGGCGCTCACGTGATTTCAACGCGTTGCACGCGATACTGAAGCGCCTCGGCCACGTGCTGGACGTCGATGTCGCTGGCTCCCTCGAGGTCGGCGATGGTGCGCGCCACCGCGAGCGCTCGGTCGAAGGCGCGGATGCTCAGGCTCCAGCGTGTCATCGCCTGGCGCAGGAACTGCAGCGCCTCGCGTCGCGGGCGGATGAAGGTGCGGCGCAGCTCGGGTGTCACCTGGGCGTTGCAATGGACGCCGGCGAAGTGAGCGTAGCGCTCCACTTGCCGGGCCCGAGCTGCGGCGACGCGCGCACGGAGTCGCGCCGACTCAGCCGCGCCCTCCCCGCTCACACCACCCACCTTCTCCGCCGGCGGCACGCCGACCTCGATGCGGAGATCGATACGATCCAGAATCGGCCCGGAAATGCGTGACTGGTAGCGCTCGACGTCTCCCGGCGAGCAACGGCACGGCTTCTTCGGGTGTCCCCAGTTGCCACACGGACACGAGTTCATCGCTGCCACGAGCTGGAAGCGAGCCGGAAACGCAATGGCCTGATTGGCACGGGCGAGGCGGATGACGCCTTCCTCGAGCGGCTGGCGCAGCAGATCGAGCAGGCGGCGCGGGAACTCGGGCAGCTCGTCCAGGAAGAGCACACCATGCTGTGCCCGGGTGATCTCTCCCGGCACGACGGGCCTCCCGCCGCCGACCAGCGCGGGCACCGTGATCGTGTGGTGCGGCGCTCGGAAGGGCCGTGTCACCGTGGGCGCCGCGGCTGCTTCGTGCTGGCCGCAGACGGAAAGCACTTGGCGCACTTCGAGCGCCTCGTCCTCCGAGAGCGGTGGCAAGAGTTCGGGCAGGCAACGGGCGAGCAGGCTCTTGCCCACGCCGGGCGGTCCGGCGAGGAAGATGTGGTGGCCTCCGGCAGCCGCCACCACGAGAGCGCGCTTCGCTATCTCCTGGCCGTCGATCCGGGAGAAGTCGAGGGTCGCTGGCGAAGGGAGTGCATCGGTGGTCGCCGCAGCAGGCGCCGGAGATGGGACCGGAGCAGGTGTGAGTGGCTTGTGGGCGCGCGGCAAGCGCCCTGTGCATTGCGCTGCCTCCGCGAGCGTGGCGCAGCCGACCACATCCAACCCCGGCACCAGCTCCGCCTCGGCGACGTTGTCCCGCGGCACGAGGATGCGCTGCACGCCGCGACGGCGCATGGCGATGGCGATGGGGAGCACACCCCGCGCGGGCCGCAGCGTTCCGTCGAGAGCCAGCTCGCCGAGGACACAGACGCCCGCGAGACCTTCCCCGGCATACTGCCCCGAGGCCGCGAGGATCCCGAGGGCGATGGAGAGATCGAAGGCCGCGCCTTCCTTGGGCAGGTCGGCAGGCGCCAGATTCACGGTCACGCGGCGCTCGGGCACCTGGAAGCCACAATTGAGCAGCGCCGAGACCACGCGCTCACGGCTCTCTCGCACCGCCGGGCTCGGCAGACCGACGATG
Above is a window of Candidatus Krumholzibacteriia bacterium DNA encoding:
- a CDS encoding YifB family Mg chelatase-like AAA ATPase — encoded protein: MLSAAVRGLDGIPLSVEVDLQRGLRAFHIVGLPSPAVRESRERVVSALLNCGFQVPERRVTVNLAPADLPKEGAAFDLSIALGILAASGQYAGEGLAGVCVLGELALDGTLRPARGVLPIAIAMRRRGVQRILVPRDNVAEAELVPGLDVVGCATLAEAAQCTGRLPRAHKPLTPAPVPSPAPAAATTDALPSPATLDFSRIDGQEIAKRALVVAAAGGHHIFLAGPPGVGKSLLARCLPELLPPLSEDEALEVRQVLSVCGQHEAAAAPTVTRPFRAPHHTITVPALVGGGRPVVPGEITRAQHGVLFLDELPEFPRRLLDLLRQPLEEGVIRLARANQAIAFPARFQLVAAMNSCPCGNWGHPKKPCRCSPGDVERYQSRISGPILDRIDLRIEVGVPPAEKVGGVSGEGAAESARLRARVAAARARQVERYAHFAGVHCNAQVTPELRRTFIRPRREALQFLRQAMTRWSLSIRAFDRALAVARTIADLEGASDIDVQHVAEALQYRVQRVEIT